In Streptomyces sclerotialus, one genomic interval encodes:
- a CDS encoding TlpA family protein disulfide reductase, whose protein sequence is MSACRVPRRRVTRRRTLLPAAGVAAAAVLLSACGSGGTSGGSQQTKFVQGKDGIDTVKPADRQQAPDISGESTEGKHLDAADYKGKVVVLNIWGSWCAPCIAEAPNFAKVANETKDEGVQFLGINTRDSKKTQAVSFEEQHKIPYPSLYDPMGKLMLRFPKGSLNPQAIPTTIAIDRKGRIAARALTPLSESELRKMIDPLIAEK, encoded by the coding sequence ATGAGTGCCTGCCGCGTCCCCCGCCGCCGCGTCACCCGCCGCCGAACGCTCCTGCCGGCCGCCGGCGTCGCGGCCGCCGCCGTGCTCCTGAGTGCCTGCGGATCAGGCGGTACGTCAGGGGGCTCGCAGCAGACCAAGTTCGTCCAGGGCAAGGACGGGATCGACACGGTCAAGCCGGCCGACCGGCAGCAGGCCCCCGACATCTCCGGCGAGTCCACCGAGGGCAAGCACCTCGACGCCGCCGACTACAAGGGCAAGGTCGTCGTCCTCAACATCTGGGGATCATGGTGCGCGCCCTGCATCGCCGAGGCCCCCAACTTCGCCAAGGTCGCGAACGAGACCAAGGACGAGGGCGTGCAGTTCCTCGGGATCAACACCCGGGACTCCAAGAAGACCCAGGCGGTCAGCTTCGAGGAGCAGCACAAGATCCCGTACCCCAGCCTGTACGACCCCATGGGCAAGCTGATGCTGCGCTTCCCCAAGGGCAGCCTGAACCCGCAGGCCATCCCCACCACCATCGCGATCGACCGCAAGGGCCGGATCGCGGCCCGCGCGCTCACCCCGCTCAGCGAGAGCGAGCTGCGCAAGATGATCGACCCGCTGATCGCGGAGAAGTGA
- a CDS encoding cytochrome c biogenesis CcdA family protein, producing the protein MLAVAGTAPNETVLSGALLVALPVALLGGLVSFFSPCVLPLVPGYMSYVTGVTGTDLGDARRGRMLTGAALFVAGFTVVFVSGGALFGYFGQTLQDYKDVISRVLGALTILLGLTFMGVLGRFGQREFRMLHKRPAMGLVGAPVLGVLFGVGWTPCLGPTLTAVNALSFNEASAGRGALLTVAYCLGLGLPFILVALAFRKALGAFGWVKRHYVWVMRTGGGLLVVIGVLLVTGIWDSMMSALQSWTTGFTVGI; encoded by the coding sequence GTGCTCGCCGTAGCCGGCACCGCCCCGAACGAGACCGTGCTCTCCGGCGCCCTGCTGGTCGCCCTGCCGGTCGCGCTCCTCGGCGGCCTGGTGTCCTTCTTCTCGCCGTGCGTGCTGCCGCTCGTACCCGGCTACATGTCGTACGTGACCGGCGTCACGGGCACCGACCTGGGTGACGCCCGGCGCGGCCGGATGCTCACCGGCGCGGCCCTCTTCGTCGCCGGCTTCACCGTCGTCTTCGTCTCCGGCGGTGCCCTCTTCGGGTACTTCGGACAGACGCTCCAGGACTACAAGGACGTCATCTCCCGGGTGCTCGGCGCCCTGACCATCCTGCTCGGCCTCACCTTCATGGGCGTGCTGGGCCGCTTCGGGCAGCGCGAGTTCCGGATGCTGCACAAGCGCCCGGCGATGGGGCTGGTGGGCGCGCCCGTGCTCGGCGTGCTCTTCGGCGTCGGCTGGACGCCGTGCCTGGGCCCCACCCTGACGGCCGTGAACGCCCTGTCGTTCAACGAGGCCAGCGCCGGCCGCGGCGCGCTGCTGACCGTGGCCTACTGCCTCGGCCTCGGCCTGCCCTTCATCCTCGTCGCCCTGGCCTTCCGCAAGGCGCTCGGCGCGTTCGGCTGGGTCAAGCGGCACTATGTCTGGGTGATGCGGACCGGTGGCGGCCTGCTCGTCGTGATCGGCGTCCTGCTCGTCACAGGAATCTGGGACAGCATGATGTCCGCACTGCAGAGCTGGACCACAGGCTTCACCGTTGGGATCTGA